GGCGCCGCCGGACGTGTGGCCCAGGCTCCTCGCGCTCTCGGCGGTGGCCTCATAGCCCTGCATCGTGGTGGCCGCCTGCACCCACATGCGCGTGTAGTCGGCCTCGTTGACCGCGATCGGGATGGTGTTGACGCCGAAGAAGTTCGTTGCCAGCAGCGCCGCGTGCACGGTGTGGTTGGCCGCCAGCTCGGCAAGGGTCGGCATCGCCGCCAGCGCGGCGCTGTAGGCGCCGGCGATGATCTCGTGGCGGGCGGCGGAGCGGGCGCTGAGCTCACCGGCCAGCCGCAGCCAGCCCAGATACGGCAGATGCGCGCCCGCGTAGGTCTGGGCGGTCGCCCCCGACCAGACCGCCTCGGCGTCGGTGAGCACCGCGGTCAGTTCGGCGGCCGCCGTGGCGTATCCGGCGCTGAGCTCGGTCCACGCGCCGGCGGCCGCCAGGACCGGGCCCGGGCCGGGCCCACTGCTCAGCGCCGCCGAATGCACCTCCGGCGGCGAGGCCAGCCAGATGGGAGCCAGCAGCATCGCGGCGCGCCTAGCGCGGGTAGGTCGCCGCGGCCAGCGCGTCACCGCCGGCGTAGTCGGCGCCGGCCTCGGCGGCCCCGACACCGGCGCGGCCCAACACCGCGGCCGCGTAGGCGCCGACGGCGGCGTGCTGGGCGCCCTGGGCGCTGAGATCGGTCGCCGCCCGCACCGACACCGGGTCACCGGCCGGCGGGGCCACGACCCCGATCACCGGGGCGGTCGCCGCATGCAGCGCGGCCAGCTGGGCGGCGATGGCCTGCACGGCGGCGCCGGTGGCCGCCACCCCCTCGGGCAGAATCCTCAGGGTCATCGCGGTGCCCCCTTCCCGTCGGCCGCGGTGCGCCCGGATCGATGCAGCAGCCGCGAATTCGGTTCAGGTCTCATCATCACACCGCTTTTTCGGATATTCATCGGTATCTCCTCAATATTTCTTGACCACTGAGCGGGCGGCGGTGCGCCAGCGTCGCCGCCCGCGCTCATCGACGGTCGGCGCCTCCAACAGCAGCACCGCCCGCCCGTCGAGCAGCACCGGGCGCACCCAGTCGCCCATGTCGATCGGCTCGCCGGCGGCGGGTCGACCGTCGGCGCCGTCGCGGGCGACGTCGATGGGGATCAGGGCCCGCACCGTGTCGATGTCGGCCCGGGCGGGCAGCGCGCCGAGCCCGGGAAGGTCGATGAAGAACCCGTCGCGCCCGCCGAGGTGCAGCCCGACCGCGGCCAGGGCACCGAGCACGCCGTCCTCGGTGCCGCCGTGCCCGGAGAGGTGCACCCCGACGGCCGCGGCCAGGCGGCGCGCCGAGACGGTCGCCAGCACCTCACGCTGGGCGCGCCGGCCGAACGCGGTGAGGTCGGCCGCGGCGCCGCCCAGCCGTGTCGGCACGGCGACCACCAGCCCGGGGTCGGCGGCCGGCGGGCAGACCCGCTCCAAGAACTCCGCGGCCACGGCGATGACGGCATCGCGGATCGCCTCGGGGTCACCGGCGGGGCTGCGCCAGGCCAGACAGGCACTCGTGTTGTGCGAGGTGTAGGGGATCCGGTCGTCGCGAAGCAGCTGGTGCCGGGTCGCCCCGGCCGGGGTGCCGAGCCCGGCGCGCTCCAGCACCTGCAGCAGCTGGCGGGCCCGTCGACCGGTCCCCGGGCTGACCAGGTCGTCGGTGTCGTCGATCCCGATCAGCAGATCGACACCGGCCAACGCCCCGGCCACCACAGACACCGCCTCACCCTAGAAGTCGCATACG
This sequence is a window from Mycolicibacillus parakoreensis. Protein-coding genes within it:
- a CDS encoding PE domain-containing protein, coding for MTLRILPEGVAATGAAVQAIAAQLAALHAATAPVIGVVAPPAGDPVSVRAATDLSAQGAQHAAVGAYAAAVLGRAGVGAAEAGADYAGGDALAAATYPR